DNA sequence from the Maribacter dokdonensis DSW-8 genome:
ATCTATCAGTTTTAAAAGTCGGTCAGATGCAACTTCCAAACCACCAGAGACCGCAATACAACCCGATGCTTTTAATAAATAACATAAATCTTGGGTAAAATTCTTTTCAAAACGAATATTCGTCCACCAAGTGATAGTCAAATTTCGTTTTAACACCTCTAAGGCAAAAGCCTTCATTAACGAAGGTGGTGCCGCTTCATCAACAAAGTGAAAACCAGATTCACCAGTTTGGGCAATTAAAGTTTCTACACGATCTACAAGCATACTTGCGGCAACCGGCTCGTAGATTTTTATATAATCTAAAGAAATATCGCAAAAGGTACATTTCCCCCAATAACAACCATGAGCCATGGTAAGCTTATTCCATCGTCCATCGCTCCACAGACTATGCATTGGGTTGGCAATTTCAATGACCGAAATGTAATTCTCTAATTGCAGATCAGCATAATCTGGAGTACCCACATCTTGTTGCTTATAATCTTGCCTTAAACTATCATTCTTATAAACAACTTTACCATCCTCTAAGACAAAAGCACGCTTTAACTCCTCTTCTCCATGAACTATATATTGATGTACCAATTCTAACGGGAGTTCACCATCATCCAAGGTTATAAAATCAAAGAATTCAAACACCCGAACATCGGTAAGGCTGCGCAATTCTGTATTTGGAAATCCGCCACCCATGGCAATTTTTAAATCAGGATAATTAGCCTTTATAAATTGGGCACAACGAAAGGCGCTATATAAATTCCCTGGAAAGGGTACCGAAAAACAAACCAATTTGGGTGTGTGTTCCTCTAATTGCTTTTTTAATATATTGAGGGTTAATTCATCAATAAAGGTTGGCTTTTTATTCAAGTGATCATATAGCTCATCAAAAGAATTGGCGCTGCGCCCAAGCCTTTCTGCATATCTACTAAAGCCAAAATTGGGATCTATACATTCTACTATAAAATCTGAAAGATCCTCCAGATACAGAGTTGCCAAATGCTTGGCTTTATCTTGCATACCCATATTCCCAAATGCCCATGCCAAATCATCCAATTGTTGAAATCTAGAGGCTTTTGGCAAAAAACTATCGGTACATAACTGCCTTGCCAAAGTATCATTTTTACCTTGTAGAAATAGAATAACCGCATCTAAGGTTTTTAAATATTCATGACGAAGAGCATATATTCTTTGGGTATTCTCAGTTACAATGGCATCTGCCTCATAAGCCATTGCAAACAGCTGCCGAAATGTATTTTTATTGAAGAGTGATAAAATAACCTCAATCCCTAAATCTGACTGGTAAGAAGAAATATCCTTTGTGTTCAAAAAACCCTTTATGTATGCCGTTGCCGGATACGGAGTATTTAATTGAGTAAAGGGCGGTGTTATTAAAAGAAGGTCTTTCACTAGCGATTTTTAGAACAAGGTAGCAAAGATAATGGTTACGCTACTCATTATTCAATATCTCGCGCACCGCTTGTTGGTATGCTCTGGGTTTGCTGGCTACTTTTTACAATCCTTTGTATAGTTCGGTAATTATCTGCACGATCAGGCAAAAAGGAAAAAAACTTTTTCTCAATGCTAACTATAATAGCATCTGACGTTCTTTGTACCGTTAGAATTGAATCTGAATATCTTCGTTCTATTTGGAACTTCAGCTTAACATTTGTTTTTTCTATAATTTCTGATTCTACTAAAGGATTTTCAATTAATTCATTAAGTTGACGCCAGTTTTCTTCGCTATTTTCCAAACATAAACTATGCTTAGATTCAAGAAAATCTTCATATGAAATCTCACTATATTTTTCATAATCAAATAGTTGCCAAAAAGTTATACCAAATGCCCCAACAAACCCTACAATAATTTGAAATTCCCAGTCATTAAAATCAAACTTATCAAACCATAGCATTACTCCAAAACAAATTGGAAAAAACATTACTACTTTTAATAAAAACTTGGTGGTTTTATTTTTCATAATAAGTTATTTGCAATATCTTACAATATAAGAAAAATCTCACTCGTTATTCAATATCTCACGCACCGCTTGTTGATAAGCCCTAGGATTGTTAGCTTTTTTTATTTTTTTAAAAGCTTTATGCGGATTAGAAGTAGACAGTGCAAAATACTCCCAAAACCCCCTCATTTTCATTTTTATAGGTGTTGGTCCCGATAAAGCTTCATCATATTGCTGATATATTGTATCGTGAAATTCCGAAAAAATCTTCCAACGGTCTTTTGGGTATTCGGTGGTATTGTTCTTGATCATACTAGGTAGAAATGGGTCGGCGATCAGCCCTCTGCCCATCATAAAATGGTCTATGCTAGGAAAGCGCTCTTTCATTTCTTCAAACTTAGCTACAGTGGTAATATCTCCATTATAGTAGAGTTTGTGTTTGGTACCGTCTATACATTTCTGAAAAGCATCTAAATCTACACCGCCTTTATACAGCTGCTTTCCTATACGCGCATGAATGGCAATATTTTTTAACGGATACTTATCTAGAATTGGAAAAACATCTAAAATTTCTTCTGCGTGCTCATAGCCCATTCTCATTTTCATGGAAACCACTACATCTGTTTCTTCATGCGCACGTTTTAAAATATGGTCAATTTTCTCAGGATTACAAATGAGTCCGCTTCCCATACCTTGCTTTGTTACCATTGGATAAGGGCAACCTAAGTTCCAGTTGAGTTCCTTGTAACCTAAACTTTGAATATACTTAATCACAAATAAAAACTCATCGGCATCGCCCGTCATAACCTGCGGTATTACCTCTAGAGTAGTGTTATTATCAGGTTGTAAATCTTTCTGATACGAATTTTTTATAACCATTTTACCGTTCAGTCTAATGTATGGCGCATAAAAAGTATCTATACCTCCAAAATATTTATGAAACGCATTTCGGAATCTAAAATCGGTAAAGCCTTGTAACGGCGAAGATAGTAAGGTGACTGACATTTATAATTGGCTACTTGTTGTGCAGTTTCTTGAGTTTTGCAACAACAGATTCAGCTGCAAAAATAGCGCCTTCCATGTAGCCTGAGTGATGTTTTGAAGTTTCTGCACCAGAAATAAACAATTTATTACCATTTAGAGGTTTAGAAAATACAGCGTGACCTCCATTTTGATGTGGAAACAAATGGTCTGCCTGCATGTCCGATTTTGTAAATTCTTCATTAAACCAAGCCGTTTCATGATACGCCTCATAATGTAAAGCATCATCACCAAAAACCATTTTTAATTGCGCTTCAATTTTTTCTATACGTTGTTCTTTAGTAAAACGGGCACAACTACCCGATGCAAAACCAACCAGGGCAAATGAATTGTTTTCTACATTAGACTGATCATAAAACTCAGTCAAAGGACCAACATTACTAAATATAGTGCCCGATTTCCCCTGCGCTCTCCAAAATGGTATTTTATAGGTCAACGCTACTTTAATGGAATCTTGCATCCATGTATGTGTGTGCTCTGCAACGGCTAGCAACTCATTTGGCAATGACGGAGAAAAATCAATTTGATCAATTAAAACTGCAGGGGGCAATGTTGAAATAACGACATCGGTAACCAACGTATGAGATTTAGTTACCACTTTGGCTTTATCTTTCTCAAAAATAACCTTATCTACTTTTTCGTTCAACAAAACCGTTTCTGGCGCAAGTTTAGAGAAAATTGCATTTATTAAATCTACCGTACCATTCTTAAAACGATAACTAGGGCTATCACTAGGGACAGCAATTTCTTGAGGTGGCACATTTGAAAATGTTTGAAAATAAGATATACCGGTCATGAATTGTTCAAAATAGGGAACATTGAACTCTTCTATAACATCCAATAAATGATAATGGCCGTCATTAAACCAAGTGGCACCCATTTCAACTTTGGTTTTATTGGATTCCACGGTATGTATTCTTCCTCCAATACGACTTCTAGCTTCTAATACCTTTACATTAAAACCAAGTTCTTGTAGACGGTATGCTGTTAACAAACCAGATAATCCTGCGCCGATAATTACTATCGTTGTATTCATGCTAATAAAAAATGGAAATTAAAAGTTTATGAAATATCGGCTTGTAATGCACTTACAGTAACCAATAACTGACCAATATGTCTTTGGCTATGCTCCGCTGCATGAAACAATAAACCTATAACGGTTGTCGGTAATTTTTTTCTACCAACAGTTCTTTCTTCGGTAAGTGAATTTTCTGGAACGGTTTTAAAATACCCAATAGCCTCTTCTACTTTAGCAGAAAATTGCTCTTGCAAATAGATTACCTCTGTATTAAGATTAAAAGTCCCTTCTTGTTTCAAAAAAGTAAATTGTTCATCTGATAACGATTCACCTTTAGCGTAGGTCAACATGCGATCTAATACTCCCGTCACATGGTTCATATGAAAACCTACGGAAGCCCTACCTTCCGTTTTAGCCCATAATAATTCTTTAGGGAAATCAGCAGTATACTTTTTTAACTCTCGTTCTGATTGTAAAAGTGCATGTGCGGCAGGCTGTAACAAATCTGGCACACCTTCAATTGGTCCACTTAACCAAAACTCATATTCTTCATTCTCCATAGTTATCTTTCCTAAATGTACAGTATTAAAGTCTCTCTTGTATTACTGAACTTACTACATAGAATATAATAATTAAAGGGATGGCCATAAATTTCATGGTTACAATAAGCACCAGGCTAATAATTAAAAAGATATAACGCATGGCATTATCCTTAAAACTGGTATTCTTAAATTTTAATGCGAACAAGGGCAAATTGGCATTCAACAAATAGGCGCTTACCAATGTCAAAATTATTAAGAACCATTGATTGAGAATAATACCGTTTAACAATTCATTGTTTTGATACATTAATATAAGCGGTAACGAAAGAATTAACAAAGCATTGGCCGGAGTAGGCAAACCAATAAAGGAAGAGGTCTGGTTTTCATCAATATTGAACTTAGCCAATCTATAACCTGAAGCCATTGTAATTACAAATCCGAAAAAAGGCAATAGATGCTGTAATGTAATGGCACCACTTTCAAGAAAAAAGTGAGAACCATCTCCCCAACCACTTGTCTGCGACATTGCCAACAACTGAAACATTACAATACCCGGTACCAAACCACTTGTGATCATATCGGCTAAAGAATCTAACTGAAGGCCTAATTCACTTTTTACATCGAGAACACGTGCTGCCAATCCGTCAAAAAAATCGAAGAATATACCCAGAGCCACAAAAATTGCGGCAATTTCCAATTTATTCAAAACGGCAAAAACCGATGCCACACAACCGCAGAAAACGTTTAAAAGAGTAATAAAATTTGGAATATGTCTTTTCATAATATTTCGCCTAAGGTCAAAAAAGGGGCAAGATAGGTATGCCCCTTTAACAATATTTGCTCTAAAATAATATAATTAAATGGTGGTAAAGATTTTCAACATAAAAATACTATAGCAACAACAGTATTCTTTGTTTTCACTAAACCTAAAACCAGTTCAAATCAACACCTAAATAACTGTTTTACTTTTATTTACACCCACCCCATCAGAATAAAAACTAACTTTCACTATAACATATCACAAAATAATAGGGATATGAAAAATATTATGCACGCATAGTATTGTTTAGTTAAGATATTAAGTTTAAATTATGACCAATGTAACAATAATCAACAAAAAATAGATTTTTATAACAAGAATACATCATAACACTAACCATAAAAATATTGTCAAAAAATGAAAATTAAAAAGGTTTTAGTAGCTAACCGAAGTGAGATAGCCATACGTGTATTACGTGCCTGTACCGAGCTGAACATTAAAACGGTTGCCATTTACACTTATGAAGACCGCTATTCTCAACACCGCAACAAAGCCGATGAATCTTACCAAATTGGTGAAGATAATCAGCCATTAAAACCTTATTTGGACATTCCTCAAATTATAGCATTGGCAAAGGCTAAAAATGTAGATGCCATACACCCAGGCTACGGATTCCTTTCTGAAAACTCTGAATTTGCAAGACAATGTGCTGCCAATGACATCATCTTTATAGGTCCTGACCCAAAAGTGATGGATGCCTTGGGCGATAAGATTACTGCCAAGAAAGTAGCCGTAAAATGTAACGTTCCTATCATTGAAAGCAATAAAGAGAAATTGACTTCTTTAAAAATTG
Encoded proteins:
- a CDS encoding B12-binding domain-containing radical SAM protein, with protein sequence MKDLLLITPPFTQLNTPYPATAYIKGFLNTKDISSYQSDLGIEVILSLFNKNTFRQLFAMAYEADAIVTENTQRIYALRHEYLKTLDAVILFLQGKNDTLARQLCTDSFLPKASRFQQLDDLAWAFGNMGMQDKAKHLATLYLEDLSDFIVECIDPNFGFSRYAERLGRSANSFDELYDHLNKKPTFIDELTLNILKKQLEEHTPKLVCFSVPFPGNLYSAFRCAQFIKANYPDLKIAMGGGFPNTELRSLTDVRVFEFFDFITLDDGELPLELVHQYIVHGEEELKRAFVLEDGKVVYKNDSLRQDYKQQDVGTPDYADLQLENYISVIEIANPMHSLWSDGRWNKLTMAHGCYWGKCTFCDISLDYIKIYEPVAASMLVDRVETLIAQTGESGFHFVDEAAPPSLMKAFALEVLKRNLTITWWTNIRFEKNFTQDLCYLLKASGCIAVSGGLEVASDRLLKLIDKGVTVAQVAQVTRNFTEANIMVHSYLMYGYPTQTVQETVDSLEMVRQLFELGIIQSGFWHQFALTAHSPVGLDPEEYGVMPKLKDISFANNDIDFKDKTGIDHGLFSFGLKKSLFNFMHGIGFDMSLQEWFDFDIPQSTISPDYIYDCLQQEVVLKTKPTAKIVFIGQMPLVQEQVKKKKGRSWEQLQLYFHSTTDVYEITVDKEQGEWLLDNLEKISPTNKPITFAQLKKDFEIQFEDFELFWYSKPILGLQEHGLLVL
- a CDS encoding tRNA dihydrouridine synthase, whose amino-acid sequence is MSVTLLSSPLQGFTDFRFRNAFHKYFGGIDTFYAPYIRLNGKMVIKNSYQKDLQPDNNTTLEVIPQVMTGDADEFLFVIKYIQSLGYKELNWNLGCPYPMVTKQGMGSGLICNPEKIDHILKRAHEETDVVVSMKMRMGYEHAEEILDVFPILDKYPLKNIAIHARIGKQLYKGGVDLDAFQKCIDGTKHKLYYNGDITTVAKFEEMKERFPSIDHFMMGRGLIADPFLPSMIKNNTTEYPKDRWKIFSEFHDTIYQQYDEALSGPTPIKMKMRGFWEYFALSTSNPHKAFKKIKKANNPRAYQQAVREILNNE
- a CDS encoding flavin monoamine oxidase family protein gives rise to the protein MNTTIVIIGAGLSGLLTAYRLQELGFNVKVLEARSRIGGRIHTVESNKTKVEMGATWFNDGHYHLLDVIEEFNVPYFEQFMTGISYFQTFSNVPPQEIAVPSDSPSYRFKNGTVDLINAIFSKLAPETVLLNEKVDKVIFEKDKAKVVTKSHTLVTDVVISTLPPAVLIDQIDFSPSLPNELLAVAEHTHTWMQDSIKVALTYKIPFWRAQGKSGTIFSNVGPLTEFYDQSNVENNSFALVGFASGSCARFTKEQRIEKIEAQLKMVFGDDALHYEAYHETAWFNEEFTKSDMQADHLFPHQNGGHAVFSKPLNGNKLFISGAETSKHHSGYMEGAIFAAESVVAKLKKLHNK
- a CDS encoding DinB family protein — protein: MENEEYEFWLSGPIEGVPDLLQPAAHALLQSERELKKYTADFPKELLWAKTEGRASVGFHMNHVTGVLDRMLTYAKGESLSDEQFTFLKQEGTFNLNTEVIYLQEQFSAKVEEAIGYFKTVPENSLTEERTVGRKKLPTTVIGLLFHAAEHSQRHIGQLLVTVSALQADIS
- a CDS encoding CDP-alcohol phosphatidyltransferase family protein, whose protein sequence is MKRHIPNFITLLNVFCGCVASVFAVLNKLEIAAIFVALGIFFDFFDGLAARVLDVKSELGLQLDSLADMITSGLVPGIVMFQLLAMSQTSGWGDGSHFFLESGAITLQHLLPFFGFVITMASGYRLAKFNIDENQTSSFIGLPTPANALLILSLPLILMYQNNELLNGIILNQWFLIILTLVSAYLLNANLPLFALKFKNTSFKDNAMRYIFLIISLVLIVTMKFMAIPLIIIFYVVSSVIQERL